Within the Arachis duranensis cultivar V14167 chromosome 10, aradu.V14167.gnm2.J7QH, whole genome shotgun sequence genome, the region TAGACCTGTAAATCACACATTGAAGGGTATGAAGCCAGGCGAAGGCTCTGTGGAGAAGAGGCCAACTTCAAGCTCACTCCGCAGATCACTCAATCTCCCTTCTAGCACAGGCAAAGCAACTGAAATGACTTCAGTGTTTGATAAAAGAATTGAAAGGAATCATTGTAGTTTGCGCAATATTCCCAAAGTTCGTTCACTGGCATCTAACATATCAACTAAGGtattaactcttcatatttaTATCTGTGGCTTTTCTGAGAATGAAATATACTCCTTTTCAAGATACCATTTAAATGTTTGACTACTGAAGAGATTTCTTTTATCCACTCCCTTTAGGTGTCTCATGATTTCTCGAATCAAGATTCAGAAAATCCACCTTATCCAGGAAGAAggtattttgtcttttgaaccttttttttgaattaataatATGCTACTTTTACTGCTTAATATGGAGTTAATAAATTTCACTAACACGAAAATGTTTTCTGTCTCAGGACTGAAGAGGTACTTAAGTCTGTGTCTAGAGGTGTTGCTGCGAATGTGAAACTTCCCTCTGCCTCTTCTGAGTAAGTGCATTTTTAAAGTTGCTAATATTGTTTAATGGGCACTTTGTTGATTGCTACATTTTGCAACTCTCTGGCTGCTACTGCTTTTATGAACAAACATGTTGTCCTAATAAGTGTGATCCATTAGAGATGTTTTATGCCTGTTTTGCGAATGTAAATCTCAAATTGATAAATTCGAGTGCATAAGAATGTGTAAAGTTTACCTTCAAGGCAATGTGGCGATCTTATTATGCCTTTTCTTTTCATATATTTTGCAACAGATGCATGAAATCTTCTAGCAGCAACAAAATTATTCCTCGACCCCCTACCATGTCATCACCGTTTACATTCAGAAGTGAAGAAAGAGCAGTAAAACGCAAAGAGGCACGTTCATATCTTTATACCTTAGCCATGATTTCTTTTCATCATCACCACTAAAGGTCATACTTACAtttctttttccatttctttGTTTTCAGTTCCTTGAAAGGGTGTATGGAATCAAAAACAAAGAAGTTGAGAAAATTCAGTTTCAAAGGACACCCGAGGTGAGTAATTTATAAGGTTTCTGCTACTATGATCTTTgaactattattgattcattagAGGCATAACTGTATAAGCCAATATGAGATCTTATGTAAATCAATTAGTTGTAAGAACTGAATATGATCTGATATATAAGCAGTATTATCGGATGTTCTTTCAATCATGTGTTGTTCGTTCTCAACGGCAATAGCAACCCCTCTCTTTTCTCCTAAGAAGTTGATTAGTTTGTAACTACCTGTGCCTACTGAGTTGACatatttaatttggattttacAGCAGAATAACATAAAGCATGATTTCAAGCTGGGGCAGAGCAGTGGCTCTAAACCCAAACTAAATCAGGACGGGCATGGTGCATCGTGCTCGCCTAGTAATCAGATCCAAAAGGTGTGTTTCCATTCACTTCTAATGTTGCGAAAATGCTATAAACTGTGTACCGAGATAAACTCGATAGTCCAATAGCTTGTATTATCTATACACTATTTACCATCTCAGTTACCATCTTACACTATTCCCACATGATCTATTAAACATTAatgttatattttcttttaactaCGGGAAATGTTcctattctaatttaaatatttatcctTTTTCAGACCTCAGTGACACATAAAAGCTTTGGAAATTCATGGAAGCCTCCAATCAGCACCAACAATTCCAATCGTGCTACAGAAAAACTCAACCGATCAACAAGGCACTCAGTAACTTCAATGACAAAGATCACACGAGAAAATGCTTCTCCAAATATTCAGCATTGAAGGGTAATATTGACCCTTGTGTTGACTTAGATCATGCTGTCTAACACAATACTGAGTCCACTCAATTTTCGGTGACTTCAACTTTGTATCAGTGAAAATGATCAGCAGATTTTATCTTTCTGATGTGTAGTTTCACAGAAgtgaaaattttgtattttagtcTTAGTTTTCTAGTTATATCTATAGATTCTAGAATATGAATAAGTTTTTGAACTAGGAAGGGATAAAATGTAAATTTTCTggcataaaaataataaagtaaaaaaaatagttgtATTGTAGACCAAATAAGAGGTTAACTTACATGGGAAAATATTCAGGCCTTTATTATACTTCGGTTAATCCAAAGTTGTAAAACATGAGAGTGAAGCAAGCTTATTAATTAAGATTAATGTTTGTAATCACTCATCATCACCAACTTTTTAATATATGCTTACACTACCCAAATCCTTAATCATTGGATAAAGAATACCCTAACCCTCATAATTGAAATCCctttaaaataatatagttAGACTACATCACAATAACATTAAAAAATTGTCCTTTCACGCATATGAgttttgagtttttgtttttaagatGCAGGGGAAGGGAAGGGGCAGAGGGACAGATCATGATATGAATAGACCTTGATCTATGACTGCATAATCTGCTGCTGAATCATAGTAATGAGTTGGAATTTCTGCAATAAGCCCTGGATCATAATACCCTATGTTCTGCAGGCTGAAGTTGATGTTAGAGCATTCCCCATGTAGCCAATTAAAATGCAGATCATCGTCCAACGGTAGCGAAACTGCATCCAAAAGTAGGTTTCTCTGGCAAAATTCCATATCCGAAATGCTGTTGAGGTTAGATGCTTGTGTTTTCAATCCCGAATTTGTAGTTGAAATTGGTGCTGTTGATGGATCATTCATCATAAGGCTTCCTGGTTCAATAGGGAACGTGTTGTTGTCAACTGCCGATCCTATCGAACTCACGGAACTCTTGTATTCACACTTGTAATCTGCACACAAAGGTTTTGTTTTGATGCATGCCGTGACCTCCTCCCCTGTCAAAGATGGAGAACCAATCGAACCAATTGATGGTGATTGATGATCAACTTGGATTTGGTGCTTCTTACCTGTTACTGGAAACTTGTGGCTTAAGTTACCCTCTAACTGAACAAGTGGCTTGTGATCTTTGAGTTGAATTTCTGGAACTTCATTCCAAGAGAATTGTGTTGGAATGGAGCAATCAATTACTGCTGTGTGGTTTCCTTCCGGCTCAAGAGAGTCAAAAGGTTGGttctttctcatctttttctCGGAAACAAAGTTTCTGATCatagttcttcctttttctgtAGTGGCAGGCGGAGAAATAGTTCCGTTTGGATCACTGCTACCTTCATGAGTTTTGGTTTCCATGTTCTGAAGTTGCAGTGCTCCTTCTGAATAACTGCAGCTGTCAATTGAAACATCATTTTGTTTCTTGCTCACTGAGTTCTGAACTCCAACAAAACTCCCTAGATCTGTTGCGGCTAAATCCGGGTTCATTCCGATTGAGGAAGACGACTTCAGATCGTTCTCTTTTTGAAGCCGGCTTAGGTAAAGCCGATACTTCTGcacaacaaaaatattcttgTTGAGTGGGAGAAAAAAAGTGTTACTATACATGTTTCTATCTCAGATTTAAATAGCTTAAGGATATAAGTGTAAACATAGCATCACCTGCAAGTGGCTTGCAACATTTTCTCTAGTCAGCCAAGGAACATTCATGAGATCTAGTATTTTCTTTGGACCAACTTCTGCCAAAAAGAAAGGTTTCatcatgaattttttttactatatttaCTTAAACATAACTATTGAGTACTGTAAAATCTTACAACCTTGTTAAGAAAACTTACTATCAAATCCAATTTGATTCACTGCTTTAACAAACTTCTGGTGAAGATCCACAGACCAAACTACTCTAGCTTTCTTTGTGGATGATGGATCTATCAATTCTCTGTCATCGTGTTTGTTATCtgcatcttttcttttcttagttgAGGTCATGTCTTCAAGGGCAAACAGGTTCCCATCATCGCATTGCTCCAATCCGTTTCTCATCAGGTGAATGCTCTCGAAACCTTCAAAACTCTCGAATTCTCTCGCCTCGTGTATCCTTTTCCTA harbors:
- the LOC107469001 gene encoding two-component response regulator ORR26 isoform X2, translating into MLKKCSYEVTTCCLARHALHLLRERKDGYDIVISDVNMPDMDGFKLLEHVGLEMDLPVIMMSVDGETSRVMKGVQHGACDYLLKPIRMKELRNIWQHVFRKRIHEAREFESFEGFESIHLMRNGLEQCDDGNLFALEDMTSTKKRKDADNKHDDRELIDPSSTKKARVVWSVDLHQKFVKAVNQIGFDKVGPKKILDLMNVPWLTRENVASHLQKYRLYLSRLQKENDLKSSSSIGMNPDLAATDLGSFVGVQNSVSKKQNDVSIDSCSYSEGALQLQNMETKTHEGSSDPNGTISPPATTEKGRTMIRNFVSEKKMRKNQPFDSLEPEGNHTAVIDCSIPTQFSWNEVPEIQLKDHKPLVQLEGNLSHKFPVTGEEVTACIKTKPLCADYKCEYKSSVSSIGSAVDNNTFPIEPGSLMMNDPSTAPISTTNSGLKTQASNLNSISDMEFCQRNLLLDAVSLPLDDDLHFNWLHGECSNINFSLQNIGYYDPGLIAEIPTHYYDSAADYAVIDQGLFIS
- the LOC107469001 gene encoding two-component response regulator ARR11 isoform X1, with amino-acid sequence MLKKCSYEVTTCCLARHALHLLRERKDGYDIVISDVNMPDMDGFKLLEHVGLEMDLPVIMMSVDGETSRVMKGVQHGACDYLLKPIRMKELRNIWQHVFRKRIHEAREFESFEGFESIHLMRNGLEQCDDGNLFALEDMTSTKKRKDADNKHDDRELIDPSSTKKARVVWSVDLHQKFVKAVNQIGFDKVGPKKILDLMNVPWLTRENVASHLQKYRLYLSRLQKENDLKSSSSIGMNPDLAATDLGSFVGVQNSVSKKQNDVSIDSCSYSEGALQLQNMETKTHEGSSDPNGTISPPATTEKGRTMIRNFVSEKKMRKNQPFDSLEPEGNHTAVIDCSIPTQFSWNEVPEIQLKDHKPLVQLEGNLSHKFPVTGKKHQIQVDHQSPSIGSIGSPSLTGEEVTACIKTKPLCADYKCEYKSSVSSIGSAVDNNTFPIEPGSLMMNDPSTAPISTTNSGLKTQASNLNSISDMEFCQRNLLLDAVSLPLDDDLHFNWLHGECSNINFSLQNIGYYDPGLIAEIPTHYYDSAADYAVIDQGLFIS